DNA from Triticum aestivum cultivar Chinese Spring chromosome 7D, IWGSC CS RefSeq v2.1, whole genome shotgun sequence:
aataataaacatttatcatgaaataaggaaatataaataacaactttattattgcctctagggcatatttccttcagtctcccacttgcactagagtcaataatctagattacataataatgattctaacacccatggagtcttggtgttgatcgtgttttgctcgtggaagaggcttagtcaacgggtcttcaacattcagatctgtatgtatttgcaaacttctatgtctccatccttgacctgttcacgaatggagttgaagcgtctcttgatgtgtttggttctcttgtgaaacctggattccttcgccaaggcaattgctccagtgttgtcataaaagattttcattggacctgatgcactgggtattacacccagatcggatatgaactccttcatttgctgcttccgaagtagctatgtactccgcttcacatgtagatcccgccacgacgctttgcttggaactacaccaactgacagatccaccattcaatataaatacgatCTAGTTTGTGAcgtagagtcatccggatcagtgtcaaagcttgcattgacgtaaccatttacgacgagctctttgtcacctccataaacaagaaagatATCCTTGggccttttcaggtactttaggatgttcttgaccgctgtccagtgatccactcctggatcactttggtacctccctgccaaacttatggcaaggcacacatcaggtctggtacacagcatagcatacatgatagaacctatatatggctgaggcatagggaatgacttccattttctctctatcttctgaagtggtcgggctttgagtctgactcaatttcacaccttgtaacacaagcaaggaccctttctttgactgatccattttgaacttctttaaaactttgtcaaggtatgtgctttgtgaaagtcctattaagcatctcgatctatccctatagatctttgtgcccaatatataagcagcttcaccgaggtctttcattgaaaaaattcttattcaagtatccttttatgctatccagaaattctatatcatttccaatcaacaatatgtcatccacatataatatcagaaatgctacagagctcccactcactttcttgtaaatacaggcttcaccgtaagtctgtataaatccatatgctttgattacctcGTCAAAGCGTaaattctaactccgagatgcttgcaccaatccatagatggatcgctggagcttgcacactttgtcctcatacatggatcctatctcaaatttcatggcctcaagccatctgtcggaatccgggctcatcatagcttcttcatagttcgtaggtttcccttggtctagtaatatgacttccaggacaggattaccgtaccactctagtgcggacgtgctttggttgacctacgaagttcagtagtaactttatctgaagtttcatgatcattatcattagcttcctcactagttggtgtaggcatcacgggaatggttttccgtgatgtgctactctccaattcgagagaaggtacaattacctcatcaagttctactttcctcccactcacttttttcgagagaaactccttctctagaaaggatccattcttagcaacaaagatcttgccttcggatctgtggtagaaggttgatgtctactacgcaaccttcttcttgtagactcgtgttgggcctccaagcgcatagttttgtaggacagtagcaaatttccctcaagtggatgacctaaggtttatcaatccgtgcgaggcgtaggatgaagatggtctttctcaaacaaccctgcaaccaaataacaaagagtctcttgtgtccccaacacaccgaatacaatggtaaattgtatatgtgcactagttcggcgaagagatggtgatacaattgtaatatggatagtagatataggtttttgtaatctgaaaatataaaaacagcaaggtaactagtaacaaaagtgagcaaaaacggtattgcaaagcttgaaaacaaggcctagggttcatactttcactagtataaagtctctcaacaatgataacaaaaTTGAATCATACggaaatccctcaacgtgcgacaaagagtcactccaaagttcctatcatggagaacataagatgaaattgcttgtagggtacgaaaccacctcaaagttattctttccgatcaatccattgagctattcctataagtttcacaaacagccctatagttcgtagtaaaataacaccatatgacacacatcaatcaaccctaatgtcacctagatactccaatgtcaccacaagtatccgtggttcaattatacgatatgcatcaaacaatttcagattcataatattcaatccaacacaaagaacttcaaagagtgccccaagatttctaccggagaaacaaggacaaaaacgtgcatcaacccctatgcatagattaccccaatgtcacctcaggaatccgcgagttgagtgccaaaacatacatcaagtgaatcaatagaacaccccattgtcaccacgggtatcccatgcaagacatacatcaagtgttctcaaatccatagaagtattcaatccgataatagtgaaacttcaaaggtaaaactcaattcatcacaagaagatagagggggagaaacatgatatgatccaactatagtaacaaagctcgcggtacatcaagattgtgccaaatcaagaacacgagagagagagagagagagatcaaacacatagctactggtacataccctcagccccgagggtgaactactccccctcctcgtcatggagatctccgggatgatgaagatggcctctggtgatggtttccccctccggcagggtgccggaacggggtcccgattggtttttcatggctacagaggcttgcggctgcggaacttcccatctagggttcttttcggaggtttctatatttataagaatttttggcatcggAAACAAGTCAAGGAGgtacccgaggggcccacaagcccttagggcgcacccagggggtagggcaagccccctggcttgtggacacctcaggactcttctggtccagctccgatgcttcgggggtctcttttggtccaaaaaaatcaccgtaaattttcagatcatttggactccgtttgatattccttttctgtaaaactcaaaaacaaggaaaaaaacagaaactggcactggtctctaggttaataggttagtcccaaaaataatataaaaaagcatatcaatgcatataaaacatccaaacagataatataatagcatggaacagtcaaaaattatagatacgttggagacgtatcaaaggtgtacccaatagtttctttagggtatcctacgaagacgcacttctccgatttaggctcgagcttatcaggctgaagccttttgacataagcgtcgcatccccaaactttaagaaacgacagcttaggtttcttgccaaaccacagttcatacagtgtcgtctcaacggatttagacggtgccctatttaacattaatgcagctatctctaatgcataaccccaaaacgatagtggtaaatcggtaagagacatcatagaacacaccatatctaataaagtacggttacggcgttcggacacaccattacgctgtggtgttccaggtggcgtgagttgtgaaacaattcgacattgttttaaatgaaggccaaactcgtatattcgcctccgtgatcagatcgtagaaactttattttcttgttacgatgattctccacttcactctgaaattctttgaacttttcaaatgtttcaaacttgtgtttcatcaagtagatatacccatacctactcaaatcagctgtgaaggtcagaaaataacgatacccgctgtgtgcttcaacactcatcggaccacatacatcggtatgtattatttctaataagtcattagctcgctccattgttccggagaacggagttttagtcatcttgcccacgagtcatggttcgcaagtgtcaagtgattcataatcaagtgactccaaaagtccatctgtatggagtttcttcatgcgctttacatcaatatgacctaaacggcagtgccaaaagtatgttgcactatcattatgaactttgcatcttttggcatcaatattatgaatatgtgtatcactataatcgagattcaacaagaatagaccactcttcaagggtgcatgaccctaaaagatattattcatataaatagaacaaccattattctctgacttaaatgaataaccgtctcgcaataaacaagatccagatataatgttcatcctCAACGagggcaccaaataaaaattattgaggtctaaaactaatcccgaaggtagatgtagagttagcgtgccgacggcgatcacatcgaccttggaaccatttccgacgcgcatcgtcacctcgtccttagccaatcttcgtttactccgcagctcctgttttgagttacaaatatgagcaaccgaaccagtatcaaatacccaggcgctactacgagcattagtaaggaacacatcagtaacatgtatatcacatatacctttgttcactttgccatccttcttatccgccaaatacttggggcagttccgctccagtgaccatttcccttgcagtagaagcactcagtttcaggcttaggtccagctttggacttcttcccgggagtggcaacttgcttgccattcttcttgaagtttcctttctttcccttgccctttttcttgaaactagtggtcttgttaaccatcaacacttgatgccccttcttgatttctacctccgcggccttaagcattgcaaagagctcaggaatcgttatattcatcccttgcatgttatagttcatcatgaagcctttgtagcttggtggcagtgattgaagaactctgtcaataacactatcaactggaagatcaactcccagctaagtcaagtggttatgatacctagacattttgagtatgtgttcaccgacagaactattctcctccatcttgcagctatagaacttgttggagacttcatatctctcaacccgggcatttgcttgaaatattaactttaactcttggaacatctcatatgctccatgatgttcaaaatgtctttgaagtcccggttctaagccaaagcatggcacactgaactattgagtagtcatcagatcgagcttgccaaacattcataacatctgcatcagctcctgcagtagggctgtcacctagcggtgcatcaaggacataattcttctatgcaacaatgaggataatcctaagttacgggcccagtccgtgtaaatgctaccatcatctttcgacttagctttctctaggaatgcattaaaattcaggggaacggtagcacgggccattgatctacaacatagatatgcaaatactatcaggactaagttcatgataaattaggttcaactaatcaaattacttatggactcccacttaaataaacatccctcaagttatctaagtgatacgtgatccaaatgaactaacccatgtccgatcatcacgtgagatggggtagtcatcaatggtgaacctctctatgttgatcatatctactatatgactcacgtttgacctttcggtctccagtgttccgagaccatgtctgtacatgctaggctcgtcaagtttaacccaagtattctgcatgtgcaaaactgtcttacacccattgtatgtgaacgtagagtctatcacacccgatcatcacgaggtgcttcgaaatgacgaactttagcaacggtgcatactcggggagaacacttttatcttgaaatttagtgaagggatcatcttataatgctaccgctgttctaagaaaaataagatgcataaaggataaacatcacatgcaatcaaaatatgtgacatgatatggccatcattatcttgtgcttttgatctccatctccaaagcatcgtcatgatctccatcgtcaccggcttgacaccttgatctccatcgttgcgtcagggttgtctcgccaactattgcttctacaatgattgctaacgcatagcgataaagtaaagcaactacatggcgattgcatctcatacaataaagagacaaccataaggctcccgccggttgccgataaattacaaaacatgatcatctcatacaataacgtatatcacatcatgccttgaccatatcacatcacaacataccctgcaaaaacaagttagacgtcctctactttgttgttgcaatttttacgtggccgctacgggattctagcaagaaccgttcttacctacgacaAAAACCATACCGGTGATTtaccaagtttgttgttttaaccttcttcaaggaccggccgctgccaaatttgattcaactaaagtaggagaaacagacacccgtcagccacatttatgcaaaactagttgcatgtctgtcggtggaaccggtctcatgtacgtggacatgtaaggttgttCTGGGCCACTTCATCTTACAATACccccgaatcaaaataagacattggtggtaagcagtatgactatcaccatccacaactctttgtgttctactcgtgcttaTCAACTACGCATAGAtttggctcgaatgccactgttggaaaACGTGGCACGAAAAACAAAagaatttctacgcacacgcaagatctatccatggagatgcatagcaacaaaagggggagtgtatctacgtaccctcgtagatcgtaagcggaagtgtttcgtgacgcagttgatgtagtcgaacttcttcgcgatccaactgatcgagtagcgaacgtacgacacctccgcgttcagcacacgttcagctcggtgacgtccacgccttcttgatccagcaagacggcgaggtagtggatgagttccggcagcacgacggcgtggtgacggtgatgctgatgctatctctgccgtgcttcgcctaagcactacgaaaatatgaccgagagtgtaaacggtggagggggcgccacacacggctataCAATTGTCGTcgttatgtgtggcgccccctcccacatatatataggtgggggagagaggagaggccaaggggcgccccaagtagagccgaatcctactaggagacttccccaagccgcgcccccttccATATATGAGTGCGGGAggaaggcaggaggaggaggcgcctccTTTCCTTTCTCTCACGGGGAGGGAAAAGGCAGGAGGGGGcacccctcctctttccttcccctagggccagCCTGCCAAGAAGAGGGGCGtgccagccccctagtgggctggtctgtcccatcctttggcccatacacttaccgggggtgtccggaaccatTTCCGgcgacccgatgactacccggtgcactccgaaactcttccggtgtccgaataccatcgtcctatatatcaatctttacctctcgatcatttcgagactcctcgtcatgtccatgatctcatccgggactccgaacaacattcggtcaccaaatcatataactcatataacactatatcgtcaacgaacgttaagcgtgcgaaccctacaggttcgacaactatgtagacatgatcgagacacctctccggtcaataaccattagcggaacctggatgcccatattggttcctacatattctacgaagatctttatcggtcgaaccgttatgacaacatacgtaattccctttgtctgtcggtatgttacttgcccaagattcgatcgtcggtatattcatacctagttcaatctcgttaccggcaagtctctttactcgttccgtaatacatcatcccgcaactaactccttagttatttgcttgcaagcttatgatgtctattaccgacagggcccagagatacctctccgatactcggagtgacaaatcttaatcccgatctatgccaactcaataaacaccttcggagatacctgtagagcatctttttgatcacccagttacgttgtgacgtttgatagcacacaaggtattcctccggtatccggaagttgcataatcttatagtcgaaggaatatatatttgacatgaaaaaagcaatagcaataaactgaacgatcaatatgctactAACCTAACtgctgggtcttgtccatctcgCTGATCGATTCTGATATGCAATGGGCGTGTAGCAGGATATTAAAAGGCTCCACTACGCATCGGCTACGAGGAAAGGCAGGCCGGAATCGATAGTCAGAAGTAAGAAGTCAGGTCGACCGCCATGGCGCCCGGGCCACTTAACCCTGTGACGGTCATGGAGCAGTGccaggtctcgccgtcgccgttgccatCGCCGTTGCCACCGGCCGTGAAGCCACAGACACTGCCGCTCACCTTCTTCGACCTCGTCTTCTGGGACGTCCCGCCCGTGCAGCGCCTCTTCTTCTACGACAACGCCGACCCCCTCGGCGCACCCGAGTTCCTCCTCCACGAGCTGCGCCTGTTCGAGAAGTCCCTGGCCGCCGCGCTGCACCACTTCTATCCCTTGGCCGGGACGCTGGTGTGCAGCATACCGGAGGCCGGGGCGCCCGAGGTCGTGTTCTCGGACGGCGACTCTGTCCGCCTCACGGTTGCGGTCGGCGGCGATGACTTCCAGGACCTCGCCGGCGACCACGCGCGCGACACCGCGAGGCTCCGTCCGCTGCTGCCTTCGCTGCcgagacacggcggcggcggcggctctcgaTGCAGAACTCAGGACGTATTTGCCGTCCAGCTCACCGTGTTCCCTCACGCCGGTTTGTGCATTGGCACGACGCTGCACCACGCCGTGGCCGACGGTTCCAGCTACGTGCACTTCATGAGGACGTGGGCCGCCATCCACCGCCTCGGCCCCGGGTGCGGCGGGAAGTGGGCCGCGGTGGACGCGCCCCCGCTGCTCGACCGCAGCGTCGTGCGAGACGAGAACGGGCTCCGCGAGGTGTTTCTCCGCGACCACCGGGCTCACGAGGCGGCCGGCGGCAAGCGGCTCCACGGCTGGGACCTCGGTCAACGTCCGGGCGCCGCTGGCCTCGCGACGTTCCGGTTCACGGAGAAGCTGCTCCGTGGGCTCGGAAGGCAGGTGGAGTCGGAGACCACGGCGCGGCGGTTCGCCCTACGCGCTGGCTTTCGGTGCTGTCTGGACAGGCATCGTGCACGCGCGCGGCAGCAGCGCCAGCTTCGGGGTTCGTGACCGGGTGCAAGCCCCGCGCGACCCCGCCGGTGCCGGGAAACTACTTCGGCAACTGCCTGGGGCTCTGCCGcgtggggaaggaggaggaggcgaagccGAGCGGCGGCCTCACCGCGGCCACGGCCTCGGCGGCGATCTGGCGGGCGATCGAGGGGCTCGCGGAGCAGGGGCGGGTGTTCCGGGACGCGCGCGGTTGGGTGCGGCTGGTGCGGGAGTACGCGTCGGCGCGCGCGGTGACCGTGGCCGGGTCGCCGAAGCTGGGCGTGTACGCGGCGACGGATCTGGGAGCGCCGTGGGGACGGCCCCGGAAGGTGGAGATCGTCTCGGTGGAGCGGACGGGCGCGCTGGCGCTGGCGGAGAGCGGCCGGGACGGGGACGGCGGCATCGAGGTCGGGCTGGCGCTGCCGCGCGGTGAGATGGAGGCGTTCCGCGCGTTCTACCACGACCTGGTTGCCACAGCGTCGTCGTACTGACAGCGGCAAGGGGTGACGTGCGTAAGTTTGGACTCGTCGATCGTTGTTTGCCGGACAGAGCCACCGCAACTGTGACGTTTGCAGGGGCAATTTGGCC
Protein-coding regions in this window:
- the LOC123168478 gene encoding malonyl-coenzyme:anthocyanin 5-O-glucoside-6'''-O-malonyltransferase translates to MAPGPLNPVTVMEQCQVSPSPLPSPLPPAVKPQTLPLTFFDLVFWDVPPVQRLFFYDNADPLGAPEFLLHELRLFEKSLAAALHHFYPLAGTLVCSIPEAGAPEVVFSDGDSVRLTVAVGGDDFQDLAGDHARDTARLRPLLPSLPRHGGGGGSRCRTQDVFAVQLTVFPHAGLCIGTTLHHAVADGSSYVHFMRTWAAIHRLGPGCGGKWAAVDAPPLLDRSVVRDENGLREVFLRDHRAHEAAGGKRLHGWDLGQRPGAAGLATFRFTEKLLRGLGRQVESETTARRFALRAGFRCCLDRHRARARQQRQLRGS